One Anabaena sphaerica FACHB-251 DNA segment encodes these proteins:
- the gap gene encoding type I glyceraldehyde-3-phosphate dehydrogenase, whose protein sequence is MAKLKVGINGFGRIGRLVLRAGINNPNIEFVGINDLVPPDNLAYLLKYDSTHGRLKGKVEAREDGMVIDGHFIPCVSVRNPVELPWGKLGVDYVVESTGLFTDYAGAENHLKAGAKRVVISAPTKEPDKVKTMVMGVNHHLFDPAKDLIVSNASCTTNCLAPIAKVINDNFGLTEGLMTTVHAMTATQPTVDGPSKKDWRGGRGAAQNIIPSSTGAAKAVALVLPELKGKLTGMAFRVPTPDVSVVDLTFKTAKATSYKEICAAMKKAAEGELAGILGYTDQEVVSTDFQGDAHSSIFDAGAGIELNSNFFKVVSWYDNEWGYSNRVIDLMLSMAQK, encoded by the coding sequence TTGGCGAAGTTGAAAGTTGGTATCAATGGATTTGGTCGTATCGGCAGACTTGTACTGCGGGCAGGCATTAATAACCCTAACATAGAGTTTGTGGGTATTAATGACCTAGTACCACCCGATAATCTTGCTTATCTTTTAAAGTACGACTCTACACACGGTAGGTTAAAAGGTAAGGTAGAAGCTAGAGAAGATGGCATGGTGATTGATGGTCATTTTATCCCTTGTGTGTCGGTAAGAAATCCGGTGGAATTACCTTGGGGTAAACTGGGTGTAGATTATGTTGTTGAATCTACGGGACTTTTCACTGACTATGCAGGGGCAGAAAATCATCTAAAAGCAGGTGCAAAGCGAGTTGTGATTTCTGCACCTACCAAAGAACCAGACAAGGTTAAAACAATGGTGATGGGTGTAAATCATCACTTGTTTGATCCAGCAAAGGATTTAATTGTTTCCAATGCTAGTTGCACTACAAATTGTTTAGCCCCGATTGCTAAAGTTATCAATGACAACTTTGGTTTAACCGAAGGGTTGATGACTACAGTTCACGCGATGACAGCTACCCAACCCACGGTAGATGGCCCAAGTAAAAAAGACTGGCGCGGTGGACGAGGTGCGGCTCAAAATATTATTCCTTCTTCCACAGGTGCGGCTAAAGCTGTGGCTTTGGTGTTACCGGAGTTGAAAGGTAAGTTAACTGGTATGGCTTTCCGTGTGCCTACACCTGATGTCTCTGTGGTTGACTTGACTTTCAAAACTGCCAAAGCTACCAGTTACAAAGAAATTTGTGCAGCAATGAAAAAAGCTGCTGAGGGTGAGTTAGCGGGCATTTTGGGTTACACCGATCAAGAAGTGGTATCTACTGATTTTCAAGGTGATGCCCACTCTAGCATTTTCGACGCTGGTGCAGGAATTGAATTAAACTCCAATTTCTTTAAGGTTGTCTCTTGGTATGACAACGAGTGGGGTTATTCCAACCGTGTTATTGATTTGATGTTGTCAATGGCACAGAAATAG
- the menB gene encoding 1,4-dihydroxy-2-naphthoyl-CoA synthase, with amino-acid sequence MLTDWKTVKSYEDILYQKIDGIAKITINRPHKRNAFRPKTVFELYEAFCNAREDTNIGVVLFTGAGPHTDGKYAFCSGGDQSVRGQAGYVDDAGIPRLNVLDLQRLIRSMPKVVIALVAGYAIGGGHVLHLICDLTIAADNAIFGQTGPKVGSFDGGFGASYLARIVGQKKAREIWFLCRQYNAQQALEMGLVNTVVPVEELEAEGIKWAQEILEKSPIAIRCLKAAFNADCDGQAGLQELAGNATLLYYMTEEGSEGKQAFLEKRPPNFRDFPWLP; translated from the coding sequence ATGCTAACTGACTGGAAAACTGTTAAATCTTACGAAGATATTCTGTATCAAAAAATCGACGGTATCGCTAAAATCACCATCAACCGTCCCCATAAACGCAACGCATTCCGCCCGAAAACTGTCTTTGAGTTATATGAAGCTTTTTGTAATGCCCGTGAAGATACAAATATTGGTGTAGTGCTGTTTACGGGTGCAGGACCCCACACAGATGGTAAATATGCTTTTTGTTCGGGAGGTGATCAAAGTGTACGCGGACAAGCTGGATATGTTGATGATGCTGGTATACCTCGCTTGAATGTTTTAGACTTGCAACGTCTGATTCGTTCTATGCCCAAGGTAGTAATTGCCTTGGTAGCTGGTTACGCTATTGGTGGAGGTCATGTTTTACATTTAATTTGTGACCTAACTATAGCTGCGGATAACGCCATTTTTGGACAAACAGGCCCTAAAGTTGGCAGTTTTGACGGTGGTTTTGGCGCAAGTTACCTAGCGCGGATAGTCGGACAAAAAAAAGCGCGAGAAATTTGGTTTCTCTGTCGTCAATATAATGCCCAACAAGCTTTAGAAATGGGATTAGTTAATACGGTAGTTCCTGTGGAAGAACTGGAAGCCGAGGGGATAAAATGGGCGCAAGAAATATTAGAAAAAAGTCCTATTGCAATACGTTGTTTAAAGGCTGCATTTAACGCTGACTGTGATGGACAAGCAGGTTTACAAGAACTTGCTGGCAACGCCACCCTACTCTACTACATGACAGAAGAAGGTTCTGAAGGCAAACAAGCATTTCTAGAAAAACGTCCCCCGAATTTTCGGGACTTTCCCTGGTTGCCTTAA
- a CDS encoding DUF721 domain-containing protein: protein MSFKSVNDILGILKLEAIRQEQPFQRLLNCWGEVVGAKVSAQTRPLSIQRDVLWVATSSAAWAQNLTFGRKALLLKLNQKLPTPLIDIRFSTAQWKQTALPDNQQPTLSPQEHPSYLGEDISNSEVKPTTENAKTAFEDWVRTRQKRSHNLPLCPQCQSPSPPGELQRWGVCSPCATFIIRNS from the coding sequence ATGTCATTTAAATCAGTTAATGATATTTTAGGAATTCTCAAATTGGAAGCCATAAGGCAGGAACAACCTTTTCAACGCCTGCTTAACTGTTGGGGAGAAGTTGTTGGGGCTAAGGTGTCCGCACAAACTCGCCCGTTGTCGATTCAGCGTGATGTTTTGTGGGTAGCAACTTCTAGTGCAGCTTGGGCGCAAAATTTGACTTTTGGACGTAAAGCCCTACTTTTAAAGTTAAATCAAAAGCTACCTACGCCTTTGATAGATATTCGGTTTTCCACTGCCCAATGGAAGCAAACAGCATTACCAGACAACCAGCAACCAACTCTCTCACCCCAAGAACACCCCAGTTACTTGGGTGAGGATATATCTAACTCTGAAGTTAAACCCACTACCGAGAATGCGAAAACGGCTTTTGAAGATTGGGTGAGAACTAGACAAAAGCGATCGCACAACTTGCCCCTTTGTCCCCAGTGTCAATCTCCCTCCCCACCCGGTGAACTCCAACGCTGGGGTGTTTGTTCTCCCTGTGCAACTTTCATAATTCGTAATTCGTAA
- a CDS encoding PspA/IM30 family protein, whose protein sequence is MEVMKRILRVIRANVNGLVNGVEDPEKILEQTFLEMQSNLVQLRQGVACAIATQKRTERQALAAESQAQEWYRRAQLALQQGNEVLAREALTKRQGYQQTATALFEQIEQQKQVVEKLKQDMGRLELKTAEVKTKKDMYIARARSAEASSKLQEMLGGISPTSSLGALERMEDKVLQIEAQSAAISQLGGDNLETRFAKLNSINDMDAELAAMKTQMLDQVNNTPPQNTLSERQVPTKPKTPEC, encoded by the coding sequence ATGGAAGTGATGAAGCGCATTCTGCGGGTGATTCGTGCTAACGTCAATGGTTTGGTGAACGGTGTCGAAGATCCAGAAAAAATTTTGGAGCAAACTTTTTTGGAGATGCAGTCAAATTTGGTGCAGTTGCGGCAGGGGGTTGCTTGTGCGATCGCTACCCAAAAACGTACTGAACGTCAAGCACTCGCTGCCGAGTCCCAAGCCCAGGAGTGGTATCGTCGCGCTCAACTGGCTCTGCAACAAGGTAACGAAGTCTTAGCACGGGAAGCTCTCACCAAACGTCAAGGGTATCAACAAACTGCTACAGCCCTGTTTGAGCAAATAGAGCAGCAAAAACAGGTGGTAGAGAAGCTAAAACAGGACATGGGTCGTTTGGAGCTAAAAACCGCTGAGGTGAAGACCAAAAAAGATATGTACATTGCTCGCGCTCGTTCTGCTGAGGCATCCTCTAAACTTCAGGAAATGCTGGGGGGAATTTCTCCTACATCCAGTCTGGGCGCATTAGAACGAATGGAAGATAAAGTATTACAGATAGAAGCTCAATCAGCAGCCATTAGTCAACTGGGTGGTGACAATCTGGAAACAAGATTTGCTAAGTTGAATTCTATTAATGATATGGATGCTGAACTAGCAGCAATGAAAACCCAAATGTTAGATCAGGTAAATAACACCCCGCCACAGAATACACTCTCAGAACGGCAAGTACCCACAAAGCCTAAAACTCCAGAGTGTTAA
- a CDS encoding PspA/IM30 family protein, with protein sequence MGLFDRIKRVVGANVNDLINKAEDPEKMLEQAILEMQEDLVQLRQGVAQAIAAQKRTEKQYNDAVNEVNKWQRNAQLALQKGDENLARQALERKKSFTDTSTALKISLDQQNVQVDGIKKNLIQLESKISEAKTKKEMLKARITAAKAQEQIGSMARGMNTSSAMAAFERMEEKVLMQEARAQSTAELVGADLESQFAQLESGSDVDDELAALKASMLPPATPANQPQLLPEQQTTTAKPAEPVDSDLEALKRQLDQM encoded by the coding sequence ATGGGATTATTTGATCGCATTAAAAGAGTAGTTGGTGCTAATGTTAACGATTTGATCAACAAAGCTGAAGATCCAGAAAAAATGCTGGAACAAGCCATCCTGGAGATGCAGGAAGACTTGGTACAGCTACGTCAGGGGGTGGCTCAAGCGATCGCCGCCCAGAAACGCACTGAGAAACAGTACAATGATGCTGTAAATGAAGTTAATAAATGGCAACGTAACGCCCAACTAGCTCTGCAAAAGGGTGATGAAAACCTGGCACGTCAAGCATTGGAGCGCAAGAAAAGTTTTACAGATACCTCTACAGCCCTGAAAATTAGCCTGGATCAGCAAAATGTTCAGGTAGATGGCATCAAGAAGAATTTAATCCAGCTAGAGAGCAAAATTTCTGAAGCCAAAACCAAGAAAGAAATGCTCAAAGCGCGGATTACTGCGGCTAAAGCCCAAGAGCAAATTGGATCAATGGCGCGTGGTATGAATACCAGTAGTGCAATGGCTGCTTTTGAGCGGATGGAAGAAAAGGTATTGATGCAAGAAGCCCGCGCTCAGTCTACCGCAGAATTAGTAGGTGCAGATTTGGAAAGCCAATTTGCCCAATTGGAATCTGGCAGCGATGTAGATGATGAATTGGCAGCTTTGAAAGCAAGTATGCTACCACCTGCAACTCCTGCCAATCAACCGCAATTACTCCCAGAACAACAAACCACTACTGCTAAACCTGCTGAACCTGTAGATTCTGACTTGGAAGCTCTCAAAAGACAATTAGATCAAATGTAA
- a CDS encoding thioredoxin family protein, translating into MSKGVITITDADFETEVLKAEQPVLVYFWASWCGPCQLMSPMINLAASKYSDRLKIVKMEIDPNPLTVKQYQVEGVPALRLIKKNQLLESTEGVISKDKLLSLLDQHLNSN; encoded by the coding sequence ATGAGTAAGGGTGTAATCACTATCACTGATGCTGATTTTGAAACTGAAGTTTTAAAAGCCGAGCAGCCTGTATTAGTTTACTTTTGGGCTTCCTGGTGTGGTCCTTGTCAATTGATGTCGCCAATGATTAATCTAGCTGCTAGTAAATACAGCGATCGCCTGAAAATTGTCAAAATGGAAATTGACCCTAACCCCCTAACTGTAAAGCAGTATCAGGTGGAAGGTGTCCCCGCACTGAGGTTAATTAAAAAAAACCAACTTTTAGAATCAACTGAGGGAGTTATCAGCAAAGATAAATTACTCAGCCTCTTGGATCAGCATTTAAATAGTAATTAG
- a CDS encoding LL-diaminopimelate aminotransferase, with translation MTKMQFAKRLQPLQSNVFADMDRAKAVAVAAGRELIDLSLGSSDLPAENHVIDAIAKSLYDPSTHGYLLFRGTQTFRQAAAQWYEQKFGIKVDPETEVLPLIGSQEGTAHLPLAILNPGDFALLLDPGYPSHVGGVYLASGQIYTMPLKAENNFLPVLTDIPASVLAQSRMMVLSYPHNPTSAIAPLCFFQEAVAFCQKHNIVLVHDFPYVDLVFTEEETFNPKSLVPSILQADPEKSVSIEFFTLSKSYNMGGFRIGYAIGNARLIQALRQVKAAVDFNQYLGILNGAIAALTGNQDGVKVAVDTFRQRRDAFINALHRIGWNVPTPEATMYIWAKLPEPWCNNSIKFCTELVKQTGVAASPGAGFGQAGEGYVRFALVQEPDVLETAVERIAEFINYSRIQESGVRSQ, from the coding sequence ATGACTAAAATGCAATTTGCAAAGCGTTTACAACCCCTACAATCTAATGTATTTGCTGATATGGACCGGGCTAAGGCTGTGGCTGTAGCTGCGGGACGAGAATTAATTGATTTGTCTCTGGGGTCTTCTGATTTACCAGCAGAGAATCATGTGATTGATGCGATCGCTAAATCTCTCTATGACCCCAGCACTCACGGTTATTTGCTGTTTCGCGGAACTCAAACATTTCGTCAAGCTGCGGCTCAATGGTATGAGCAAAAATTCGGTATTAAAGTTGACCCCGAAACTGAAGTTTTACCTCTGATTGGTTCTCAAGAAGGAACGGCTCATTTACCGTTAGCAATTCTCAATCCTGGTGATTTTGCCTTATTATTAGACCCTGGTTATCCTTCTCATGTCGGAGGAGTTTATTTAGCTAGTGGGCAAATTTACACAATGCCCTTAAAGGCAGAAAATAATTTTTTACCAGTGTTGACTGATATTCCCGCTTCAGTTTTAGCTCAGTCACGGATGATGGTGTTAAGCTATCCCCATAATCCTACCAGTGCGATCGCTCCTTTATGCTTTTTCCAAGAAGCTGTAGCTTTTTGTCAAAAGCACAACATTGTTTTAGTCCATGATTTCCCTTACGTGGATTTAGTTTTTACCGAGGAAGAAACTTTTAATCCAAAATCCTTGGTTCCCTCAATTTTGCAAGCTGACCCAGAAAAAAGCGTTTCTATTGAATTTTTCACCCTGTCCAAGTCTTACAATATGGGTGGTTTCCGCATTGGTTATGCCATCGGTAATGCCCGATTAATTCAAGCTTTAAGGCAGGTAAAAGCAGCGGTTGACTTTAATCAGTATTTGGGAATTTTGAACGGGGCGATCGCGGCACTGACAGGAAATCAAGATGGTGTAAAAGTCGCTGTTGATACCTTCCGCCAACGTCGTGACGCTTTCATTAATGCCCTACATCGCATTGGTTGGAACGTCCCCACACCGGAAGCGACAATGTATATTTGGGCAAAATTGCCTGAGCCATGGTGTAATAATTCTATTAAATTCTGTACGGAGCTAGTTAAACAAACTGGTGTTGCTGCTTCCCCTGGTGCTGGTTTTGGTCAAGCTGGTGAAGGTTATGTGCGTTTTGCTTTGGTGCAAGAACCAGATGTGTTAGAAACTGCGGTAGAGAGAATTGCTGAGTTTATTAATTACAGCAGAATTCAGGAGTCAGGAGTCAGGAGTCAGTAG
- a CDS encoding NF038130 family PEP-CTERM protein: MKNTFGKIVIGASMAISLGAVAANPAQAGTLTGATIGGTAANDYLVYGSDGTNTFVVPNTLGNVAASLTGDAGSPTGNIELRGSTEAASFNAIEFGKNTTLSGQIGGKDITLSSLTFADWFSTAPNITSTAYGANNLANRWFNEFITRAGYGLSVGTTQAAGMYLQFRGLGGFERTSDPNISYVNQDDTTGLIKIGLAGHFDLKAAYSQSGSPFAPFASFLPNGFQASEVVKYTYNGVTDYLYGFTATNSGLNSNDTTNSHNGNYEVTIQGDHQTVPEPSVMLGLFGVAGIVTAQRKLKKVSA; this comes from the coding sequence ATGAAAAACACTTTTGGGAAGATTGTAATCGGTGCTTCAATGGCTATTAGTTTAGGTGCAGTTGCAGCTAACCCAGCACAAGCAGGAACCCTCACTGGTGCAACTATCGGTGGAACAGCCGCAAATGATTATTTAGTTTATGGATCGGATGGTACTAACACATTTGTTGTACCTAATACTCTGGGAAATGTTGCAGCATCTTTAACTGGTGATGCTGGAAGCCCTACTGGTAACATTGAGTTAAGAGGCAGCACTGAAGCGGCAAGTTTTAACGCTATCGAGTTCGGCAAAAACACAACATTGTCAGGACAAATCGGTGGTAAAGATATTACCTTGAGCAGTTTAACATTTGCAGACTGGTTTAGCACTGCACCAAATATCACAAGTACAGCCTATGGCGCAAATAACCTGGCTAATAGATGGTTTAATGAATTTATCACCAGGGCTGGATATGGATTATCTGTTGGTACTACCCAAGCAGCAGGAATGTACCTTCAATTTCGGGGATTGGGAGGATTTGAACGTACTAGCGACCCTAATATCTCCTACGTTAACCAAGATGACACGACTGGCTTGATTAAAATAGGTTTAGCAGGTCACTTTGATTTGAAAGCCGCTTACTCTCAGTCTGGCTCACCATTTGCTCCATTTGCAAGCTTTCTACCTAATGGATTCCAAGCCAGTGAAGTTGTCAAATACACCTATAATGGAGTTACTGACTATCTCTACGGTTTCACGGCTACCAATTCCGGTTTAAATTCTAACGATACTACTAACTCCCACAATGGTAATTACGAAGTTACCATTCAAGGTGATCATCAAACAGTCCCCGAACCTTCTGTAATGCTGGGTTTATTTGGTGTTGCTGGTATTGTAACTGCACAACGCAAGCTGAAAAAAGTTTCTGCGTAA
- the uvrC gene encoding excinuclease ABC subunit UvrC — MTLSSSTLPLVKNPDKLETRLTEIPAEPGVYLMRDGSDRIIYIGKSRKLRSRVRSYFRDDRNKTERINTMVKLVTEIEFIVTDTEAEALALEANLIKQHQPYFNVLLKDDKKYPYLCITWSEAYPRIFITRKRQLGKEKDKFYGPYTDAGLLREILHLCKRIFPQRQRPQPLFKDRPCLNYDIGRCPGVCQKLVSPEEYRQIVQKVAMVFQGRTQELIDILTAQMQAASEELNFETAAKIRDQIVGLKSLTAQQKVSLPDDTVSRDAIALAADDQHAYIQLFQIRAGQLVGRLAFVANSHAEPGAILQRVLEEHYQTAESVEIPTEILVQHELPDGEILADILTQHKGRKVTIIAPQRQTKAELIEMVERNAQFELQRMQKLGASNQLSLEDLAAILDLPDLPNRIEGYDISHIQGSNAVASQVVFIDGLPAKQYYRHYKIKNPHVTIGHSDDFASLAEVIQRRFRKYIEDPKLARLGNSDWPDLIMIDGGKGQLSAVVSILQEMNLLADLRVVSLAKKREEIFLPGESLPLETNAEQPGVQLLRRLRDEAHRFAVSFHRQQRSDKLKRSRLDEIPGLGHHRQKLLLAHFRSVDYIRQATLQQLTEVAGIGPRLAQEIYDYFHPG, encoded by the coding sequence GTGACACTATCTTCGTCAACACTACCACTAGTTAAAAATCCAGACAAACTAGAAACCCGTTTAACAGAAATTCCTGCTGAACCGGGGGTTTATTTAATGAGAGATGGGAGCGATCGCATTATCTATATAGGTAAATCCCGCAAATTGCGATCGCGTGTCCGTTCCTATTTCCGTGATGACCGCAATAAAACGGAACGCATCAACACGATGGTTAAGTTGGTGACAGAGATTGAATTTATCGTCACTGATACGGAAGCAGAAGCATTAGCACTAGAAGCAAATTTAATCAAACAGCATCAACCATATTTTAATGTCTTACTCAAGGATGATAAAAAATATCCCTATCTCTGCATTACTTGGTCAGAAGCATATCCGCGCATTTTTATTACCCGTAAACGTCAGTTAGGTAAAGAAAAAGATAAATTTTACGGACCCTATACAGATGCGGGTTTATTGCGGGAAATTCTGCACCTATGTAAACGCATATTTCCCCAGAGACAAAGACCACAACCTTTATTTAAAGACCGTCCTTGCTTAAATTATGACATTGGTCGCTGTCCGGGTGTATGTCAAAAATTGGTTTCTCCTGAAGAATACCGTCAAATTGTGCAGAAGGTAGCGATGGTATTTCAAGGAAGAACTCAGGAACTAATTGATATTTTGACAGCACAAATGCAAGCTGCGTCTGAAGAATTGAATTTTGAAACAGCAGCAAAAATCCGTGATCAAATTGTTGGATTAAAATCTTTAACTGCACAGCAAAAAGTATCTTTACCTGATGATACTGTATCACGAGATGCCATTGCTTTAGCCGCAGATGATCAACACGCCTATATTCAATTATTTCAAATTCGTGCAGGTCAGTTAGTAGGAAGATTGGCTTTTGTTGCTAATTCTCACGCTGAACCTGGAGCTATTCTACAACGAGTGTTAGAGGAACATTATCAAACTGCGGAAAGTGTAGAAATTCCCACAGAGATTTTAGTACAGCATGAGTTACCAGATGGAGAAATTTTAGCAGATATTTTGACACAACACAAAGGTAGAAAAGTAACAATTATTGCGCCTCAACGCCAAACTAAGGCAGAATTAATAGAAATGGTGGAACGTAACGCCCAATTTGAGTTACAAAGAATGCAAAAATTGGGTGCAAGTAATCAACTTTCTCTAGAAGATTTAGCTGCTATTCTCGATTTACCAGACTTACCGAACCGCATTGAAGGTTATGATATTTCTCACATTCAAGGTAGTAATGCGGTAGCTTCTCAGGTGGTATTTATTGATGGTTTACCAGCGAAACAATATTACCGTCACTACAAAATCAAAAATCCCCATGTTACTATCGGACACTCTGATGATTTTGCCAGTTTAGCAGAAGTTATTCAAAGACGATTTAGAAAATATATTGAAGATCCAAAATTAGCAAGATTGGGAAATTCAGACTGGCCTGATTTAATTATGATTGATGGTGGTAAAGGTCAGTTATCTGCCGTTGTTAGTATTTTGCAAGAAATGAATTTGTTAGCAGACTTGCGGGTTGTAAGTTTAGCGAAAAAACGGGAAGAAATCTTTTTACCTGGAGAGTCTTTACCTTTAGAAACCAACGCAGAACAACCAGGAGTACAGTTATTGCGAAGGTTGCGGGATGAAGCACACAGGTTTGCTGTGAGTTTTCATCGTCAACAAAGAAGTGATAAATTAAAGCGATCGCGTTTAGATGAAATTCCCGGTTTAGGACACCATCGGCAAAAGTTACTATTAGCTCATTTTCGTTCAGTTGATTATATCCGTCAAGCTACACTACAACAATTAACTGAGGTTGCGGGAATTGGACCTAGATTAGCACAAGAAATTTATGATTATTTCCATCCGGGTTGA